The Microbacterium sp. SORGH_AS_0428 genome contains the following window.
ACGGCGATCGCGAGGGCGACCCCGCTGGGCAGCATCGGATACGGGGCGAACGGGTAGGGGAGTGCGGCGACCAGGAAGACGGTGATCGGAAAGCGCCGCCGCCAGAGCAGTGCGATCGCGGTGCTCGCCGGGACCGCGATCGAGACGATCATCCCGAAGGGGGCCCAGGCGGGATCCAGGGGAGCGGCGGCGACCAGGCCCGGGCCGGAGAGGACGAAGGCGAAGAAGGCGACGAGGGAGTCGGCGAAACGCGGATGCCGCGACCAGTACCGGCGAATGGCGCCGGGCGGGCGCGGCAGCAGCAGGCCGTCGTCGGGGGGAGTTGCCTCCGCCCCGGCGACGGCCCGACCGCGCTTGCTCATCCGTTCGACTCTACGCGTCGCGGCTCTTCAGGACGGCGCTCGCGCCGATGAGGCCGACGACGACCCAGGCGACCAGCGTGAGGCCCGCGGCCCACGGCTCGAGCTGGTTGCTGCCGCCCGTTCCCATGAGCGCCTGACCGGCGTTCGAGGGCAGGAAACGTGCGGCGTCCTGGATCCACTCCCAGCCGGGCAGTGCGGCGAAGAAGGCGGGAACGATGGGCAACACGAAGACGAGCCCCACACCGAGCGCGATCGCGCCGGGTCCGTTGCGGAGGATGTAGCCCGTCGCGACCCCGATGATCGCGATGACGGCCATGGTGAGGGCACCGGCGAGCAGCGGGAGCAGGGAGACCTCAGGGTTGGAGAAGTCGAGTCCGAGATCCTTGCGCGCCATGATCGGAGCGGTCGCCGCAGCGGCGATGGCGAAGATGATGACGCTGGACACGAACACGAATCCGGCGACCACGACCGTCTTCGCCAGCAGCGAACCGAGCCGTCCGGGCGCCGCCGTGAGAGTGGAGCGCATCATGCCGGTCGAATACTCCCCGGTCACCTGGATCGCGCCGAGGATCACCGCGAGCAGCATCGTGAAGGTCGTGGGGGCCAGGATCACCATGGTGGCCATGGACCCGCCGTCATCCTGGGGCCCGCCGTCGAAACTCGTGATCGCCCATGCCATGAGGAGGGAGAAACCGATCGAGAGCACGGCGACGATCGCGATTGACCACCACGGGGAGCGCAGCGTCAGGAGCTTGAGCGTCTCGCTGCGAACGAGACGCGGGAAGGAGAGTCGGTACGAACCGTCCGTCGCGGTGGCGCGACGCGCGGGGGCGGGGGTGGTGGTGGCGCTCATGCGATGTCCTTGCTCTTGTACTCGACGGATTCGCCGGTGAGGGCGAGGTAGGCGTCTTCGAGCGAGCCGCTCTGCGGGCTCAGCTCGTGAAGGGGGATGCCGGCGGCCGCTGCAGCGTCGCCGACGGTTTCGGGCAGCGCGCCGACGACGTCGGCGGTTCCGGGCTCGGTCTGGGTGATCTCGATGCCCGCGCCGGAGATGAGGGGGATGAGTTCCGCGAGACGCGGGCTGCGCAGGCGGATGCGGGTGCTCGTCCATTCCGATACCAGTTTCGACACGGGTGCGTCCGCGAGGACGCGACCCTTGCCCAGCACGATGATGTGGTCGGCGGTGATCGCCATCTCGCTCATGAGGTGGCTGGAGAGCAGAACGGTGCGTCCTTCGCTCGCGTAGTGGCGCACGAACTGTCGGACCCAGCGCACGCCCTCGGGGTCGAGGCCGTTGACCGGCTCGTCGAGGATCAGCGTCTGCGGGTCGCCCAGCAACGCCGCCGCGATGCCGAGGCGCTGGCCCATACCGAGTGAGAACCCGCCGGCGCGCTTCTTGGCGACCGACTCGAGGCCCGTCAGGGCGATGACCTCGTCCACGCGGGTGGTCGGGATTCCGTGCGTCGCCGCGAGCGCGCGCAGATGGTTGCGTGCCGAGCGGCCGGTGTGCACGGCCTTGGCGTCGAGGAGCACGCCGACGCGGGTGAGGGGCGAGCGCATCTTGCGGTAGTCCTCGCCGTCGACGGTCACGGTGCCGTGCGTCGGTCGGTCGAGTCCCACGATCATGCGCATGGTGGTGGACTTGCCGGCGCCGTTGGGACCGAGGAAGCCGGTGACCTTGCCGGGTTGGACGGTGAAGCTGACATCGGAGACGGCGTGCTTGTCCCCGAACTGCTTGGTGAGGTTCTCTGCGACGATCATGGCTCCACGCTACGAGGGGGCGTCTCGCCGCCGCGTCCCCCTGTGGTACCGATCTCGGCCGATGCGCCTCGTCCCATGGGCGGAGACGGCAGAACGCCCCGTCGGCGCGGGGCCGACGGGGCGTTCTGAGATCAGCCGATCAGGCGTCCGCTTCCTGGACGGACAGCGCGCGCTCGACGCCGGCGAGGTTCTCGGCGACCAGACGGCGCAGTGCTGCCGGTGCTTCGCGGTTCTCGACGAGCCAGGTGCGCGTCGCATCGCGCAGCGCGACATCGGCGAGAGGCGCCGGGTACAGGCCCACGATGAGGTAGTTCGCGATCTGGTAGCTGCGCGATTCCCAGACCGGCAGCAGCATGTCGAAGTAGGTGGACACGAACGGCGCCAGCAGTTCGCGACCGGCCGGGTGGGTGAAGCCCGCGGCGGCCGAGCGCACGACGGTGTTGGGAAGGTCGTCCGAACCGACCAGCGCGTCCCAGGCGGTCTGCTTGGCCTCTGCCGTGGGCAGCGCCGCCTTCGCCTGGGCGGCGAACTCTCCGCCCTTGGCCGTGTTGTCGGCCGCGAGGGCGGAGTCGATGTCGGCCGTGGTGACCAGTCCGCCCGCTGCGAGCGAGACGAGCAGCGCCCACGACAGGTCGGCGTCGATCTCGAGACCGTCGAGGACGAGCTCGCCGTCGCGGAGCCTCTGCACGCGTGCGAAGTGTTCGGGGGTCGCCGCGGCCGAGGCGAAGGCGGTCACGAACTGGAGCTGGCTGTCGCTTCCCGCGGCGGCGCCCTGCGCGAGGGCCCAGAGGCCGTCGGCGACGGCGTTACGCGTGGCATCGCGCTTGGCGGGGTCGACGTAGGAGTTCGCGGTCAGCTGCAGCTGCGCGAGCGTCGTGCGCACGGTCGTGGACTCGGTCTCGCTGGCGATGTTGCCGAGGACGAGCTGCACGTACTCGGAGGCGGACGCCTCCGCATCTCGAGTCTGATCCCAGGCCGCGCCCCACACGAGGGAGCGGGCGAGCGGGTCGCTGATCTTCGAGAGGTGGGCGACGGCGGTGGCCAAGGACCGGTCATCGAGTCGGATCTTGGCGTACGCCAGGTCGTCGTCGTTGAGCAGGATGAGGTCGGGGCGGCGGTGGCCGACGAGCTCCGCGACGTCGGTGCGGTCGCCGTCGACATCCAGCTCGATGTGGTGCACGCGCACGAGCGCGTCGCCCTGTAGGTCGTAGAAGCCGATGCCGAGACGGTGCGGACGGATCGTGGGGTAGTCCGCCGGAGCCGTCTGGATGATGGAGAACTTGCTGATCGTGCCGTCCGCGGACTCGTCCACGGCGGGAGTGAGCGTGTTGACCCCGGCCGTCTCCAGCCACTTCTTGGACCAACCGGACAGGTCCCGGCCGCTGGTGGCCTCGAGCTCCGTCAGCAGATCGGGCAGCTCGGTGTTGCTCCACGCGTGCTTCTGGAAGTAGGCGGACACGCCGGCGAAGAACGCCTCGACGCCGACCCACGCGGCGAGCTGCTTCAGGACGGAGCCGCCCTTGGCGTAGGTGATGCCGTCGAAGTTGACCTGGACGTCCTCCAGGTCGTTGATCTCCGCGACGACGGGGTGCGTCGAGGGCAGCTGGTCCTGGCGATAGGCCCAGGACTTCTCCATCGCGTTGAACGTCGTCCATGCCTCGGTCCACTCGGTGGCCTCCGCGGTGGCGATGGTCGATGCCCACTCGGCGAACGACTCGTTCAGCCAGAGGTCGTTCCACCACTTCATGGTGACGAGGTCGCCGAACCACATGTGGGCCAGCTCGTGGAGGATCGTGACGACACGACGCTCCTTGACGGCATCCGTCACCTTGCTGCGGAAGACGTAGGTCTCCGTGAAGGTGACCGCGCCCGCGTTCTCCATGGCGCCCGCGTTGAACTCGGGGACGAAGAGCTGGTCGTACTTCGCGAACGGATAGGCGACGCCGAACTTCTCCTCGAAGTACGCGAAGCCCTGCCGGGTCTTCTCGAACACGTAGTCGGCGTCGAGGTACTGCCAGAGGCTCTTGCGTGCGAAGACGCCCAGGGGGATGACGCGGCCGGACGAGCTGGTCAGCTCGGAGCGCGTGACCTCGTAGGGGCCCGCGATGAGCGCGGTGATGTACGACGAGATACGGGGCGTGGGCTCGAACGTCCACGTCGCGACGCCGTCACCCGCGGGCGCAGGCGCCGGGGTGGGGGAGTTGGAGACGACCTGCCACGAAGCGGGAGCGGTGATCGTGAACTGGAACGTCGCCTTCAGATCGGGCTGCTCGAACACGGCGAACACGCGCCGCGAGTCGGGCACCTCGAACTGCGAGTAGAGGTACACCTCGCCGTCGACCGGGTCGACGAAGCGATGCAGGCCCTCGCCGCTGTTGGTGTACCGCGCGTCTGCGTCGACGGTCAGCACGTTCTGTGCGGCCAGATTCTCGAGCTGGATGCGGGAGTCTGCGAAGGCAGCGGTGTCAATGTCGACGCCGTTGAGGGTGATCCGGTGCACGCGCTCGGCGATGAGGTCGACGAAGGTCGAAGCGCCCTCGGTGGCGGCGAATCGGATGGTGCTGGTCGAGCGGAACAGCTCCGCTCCCGTGGTCAGATCCAGCGCGATCTCGTACGACTCGGTGTCGACGACCGCGCGGCGCTCCTGCGCCTCGATCCGGGTGAGGTTCTCTCCAGGCACTGCGTTTGCTCCCATGGGGTGAGGGTGTGAAAGGCGCGGCATCGCTGCTGGCGACGCGGGCGAGACCTCCAGCCTACGGTTTTGCTGCGCATCGGCGGTATCGCTCCGGCCCGATCCGTCCGCGGTGCGAGGATGTTCGGGTGACTTCCCCTGAACAGACCCCGCTCCAGACCGAGACGCCCGGCACCCCGGTGCCCTTCGCATCGGCGCATGCCGCGAGCGGTCCGCCGTGGGTCGAGCAGCCCACCGCCTACGACGCGGTCCTGCTCGCCGGGTTCGGGGGGCCCGAGGGACAGGACGACGTCATCCCGTTCCTGCGCAACGTGACGCGTGGGCGCGGCATCCCCGACGAGCGTCTGGAAGAAGTGGCGCACCACTATCGCCACTTCGGCGGGGTCAGCCCCATCAACGCGCAGAACCGCGCGCTGAAGGCCGCGCTCGAGGCGGAGATCGCTCGCCGCGGGCTCGCGCTGCCGGTCTACTGGGGCAACCGTAACTGGGGCCCGTACCTGGAGGAGGCCGTGCAGGAGGCGGCGGATGCGGGTCACACCACCCTGCTGGCGGTCGCGACGAGCGCGTACAGCTCCTTCTCGAGCTGCCGCCAGTACCGCGAGGACTTCGCCCGCGTCCTGGATGCGACGAACCTGGGCGGGCGGGTGACGATCGACAAGGTGCGTCAGTTCTTCGACCACCCGGGATTCGTGTCGACGTTCGTCGAGGGCGTGCGCGAGGCCGTCTCGGGCTTCCTGGCCGAGGGCGTGCCCGCCGAGCAGATCCGCGTGCTGTTCTCGACGCACTCCATCCCCACCGCGGATGCGCAGCGCTCCGGCCCGCGGGACCGCGACTTCGGCCCCGGCGGCGCCTACGAGGCTCAGCACCTCGCGGTCGCGGAGGTCGTCATGGCGCAGTCGGCGCCGGAGATCGGGTGGAAGCTCGTCTACCAGTCGCGCTCGGGCCCCGCATCCCAGCCCTGGCTCGAGCCCGACATCAACGACGAGATCACCGAGCTCGCCGCCGCAGGGGTCACCGCCGTGGCCATCGTGCCCCTCGGCTTCGTGAGCGACCACATGGAGGTCCTCTGGGATCTCGACACGGAGGCCATGGAGACGGCGGAGGAGGTCGGCATCCGTGCCGTCCGGACGCCGACGCCGGGCATCGATCCCGCGTACGTGTCGGGGCTCGTCGACCTCATCCAGGAGCGGCTCGCCGGTACACCGGCCGATCAGCGTCCGCACCGCACCTCGCTGGGTCCGTGGTTCGACGTCTGCCGGCCGGGTTGCTGCGAGAACATCAGGGCGGGCTTCAAACCCGCAGCTGCCGGCATCGCCCCGTGAGTGCGGGGCGGGTGGGCGCATCCCTAGGATGAGCATCATGCGCATCCACATCGCCACGGATCACGCCGGCCTCGAGTTCTCGACGCGCCTGCAGCACCACCTCGCCGAAGCCGGTCACGACGTCGTCGACCACGGGCCCCTGGAATACGACCCGGTCGACGACTATCCGGCATTCTGCATCCGCGCCGCCCAGGCGGTCGTGCGTGATCAAGCGGCAGGCATCGACACGCTCGGCATCGTGTTCGGCGGCTCCGGCAACGGTGAGCAGATCGCGGCGAACAAGGTCGCGGGGATCCGAGCCGCACTGGTGTGGAACATCGCGACGGCCGAACTCGCCCGCGAGCACAACGACGCGAACGTGATCGCGATCGGCGCGCGCCAGCACACGTTCGAGGAGGCGACCACCTTCATCGACCGCTTCATCGCCACGCCGTTCTCGAACGAGGAGCGGCACGTGCGCCGCATCGCGCAGATCGCCGACTTCGAGCGCGACGGCTCGCTTCTTCCCGACCCGCGTGCGGGTATCGCGCGCCCCGATGTGCTCGAGGACGCGTCCAGCAGCTTCGACCCGGAAGCGGGCTGATGCCCGAAGGACACTCTGTCCACCGGATCGCCCGGCAGTTCGATCGCAACGTCGTCGGACACCGGGTCCAGGCGTCGAGCCCGCAGGGGCGATTCGCCGAGGGTGCGGCGCTGCTGGACGGCCGCGAGGCGCTGTCGGTGCGGGCTGTCGGCAAGCAGATGTTCCTCGAGTTCGAGGGTGATCTCTGGCTGCGCGTGCACCTCGGGATGTACGGCGCCTGGGATTTCGCGGGCGAGATCCTCGTCGATCCGACGATCGCCTCCGCCAACGGACGCATGGGGCAGACGAATCAGCGCGGGGCCGACACGGAGCGCATCGACGACTCCGCCGGCGAGAACTCGCTGAGCTCGATCGGTGCACCGCGCAAGGCGCGTGGACACGTACGGATGTCGGAGCAGACGTCGGGACTGGACGACACCGACGCGACCTGGCCGCCCCCGGTCGTGGGCCAGGTGCGATTGCGGCTGCTGACCGAGGCCACGTGCGCCGACCTGCGCGGCCCCACCGCGTGCGAGGTGCTCGCTCCCGATCAGGTGCAGGCGGTCATCGCGAAGCTCGGGCCGGATCCCCTGGTGGACGACGCGGCCGAGGGTGAAGAGCGCTTCACACGCGTCGTCCGGCGCAAGCCCACGCCGATCGGGCTTCTGCTCATGGACCAGAGCGTCGTGAGCGGGATCGGCAACGTGTACCGCGCCGAGCTCCTGTTCCGTGCCCGCCTCGATCCCCACACGCCGGGGCGCGACGTGCCCGAGGAGGTCGTGCGCGGACTGTGGCGCGACTGGGTGAGGCTGCTGCGCATCGGGGTCGAGACCGGCCAGATGATGACGATGGACGACCTCACCCCCGATGAGTGGCGCCGGGCGATGGCGCATCGAGACGACCGTCACTGGGTCTACCACCGCGCGGGTCTGCCCTGTCGCATCAGCGGCACGTCGATCGTGCTGGAGGAGATGGGCGCGCGAAAGCTGTACTGGTGCCCGGTGTGCCAGAAGTGAGGATGCGGTGAGACAGAATCCGAGCTTCGCGATGACCGACGTCGGGGAGATCCGGCGGCTCATCGAGCACAACCCCTGGGCGACGCTCGTCAGCGCGGGGCCCGACGGTCTCGTCGCGTCGCACTACGCGGTGCTCCTCGATGACTCCAGGGACGATCTGAGCATCGTGGCACACGTCGGCAAGCCCGACGACGCGATCCATGCGCTGGGGGAGCGTGAGCTGCTCGTCGTGGTGCAGGGCCCTCACGGCTACGTGTCGCCGGGCTGGTACGGCGACGTGCCGGCGGTGCCCACCTGGAACTTCGTGGCGGCGCACCTGAGCGGCATCCCCGAACTGCTCAGACACCGACGAGAACCTGCGGGTGCTCGACCGACTCGTCGAGCGGTTCGAGTCGCCGATGCCGGCGCCGCGTCGGATGTGGGAACGGCCGAACGACGCGGACTTCGTGCATCGTCTCGAGCGCGGCACGGTCGGATTCCGCCTCACCCCGAGCTCGGTCGTGGCCAAACGGAAGCTGAGTCAGAACCGGCCGGCGGAGGTGGTCGACCACATCGTCGATATGCTGCGCGCCGACGGGCCCCACTCGAACCTGGCGCTGGCGGACGAGATGGCCCGCG
Protein-coding sequences here:
- the pepN gene encoding aminopeptidase N, with the protein product MPGENLTRIEAQERRAVVDTESYEIALDLTTGAELFRSTSTIRFAATEGASTFVDLIAERVHRITLNGVDIDTAAFADSRIQLENLAAQNVLTVDADARYTNSGEGLHRFVDPVDGEVYLYSQFEVPDSRRVFAVFEQPDLKATFQFTITAPASWQVVSNSPTPAPAPAGDGVATWTFEPTPRISSYITALIAGPYEVTRSELTSSSGRVIPLGVFARKSLWQYLDADYVFEKTRQGFAYFEEKFGVAYPFAKYDQLFVPEFNAGAMENAGAVTFTETYVFRSKVTDAVKERRVVTILHELAHMWFGDLVTMKWWNDLWLNESFAEWASTIATAEATEWTEAWTTFNAMEKSWAYRQDQLPSTHPVVAEINDLEDVQVNFDGITYAKGGSVLKQLAAWVGVEAFFAGVSAYFQKHAWSNTELPDLLTELEATSGRDLSGWSKKWLETAGVNTLTPAVDESADGTISKFSIIQTAPADYPTIRPHRLGIGFYDLQGDALVRVHHIELDVDGDRTDVAELVGHRRPDLILLNDDDLAYAKIRLDDRSLATAVAHLSKISDPLARSLVWGAAWDQTRDAEASASEYVQLVLGNIASETESTTVRTTLAQLQLTANSYVDPAKRDATRNAVADGLWALAQGAAAGSDSQLQFVTAFASAAATPEHFARVQRLRDGELVLDGLEIDADLSWALLVSLAAGGLVTTADIDSALAADNTAKGGEFAAQAKAALPTAEAKQTAWDALVGSDDLPNTVVRSAAAGFTHPAGRELLAPFVSTYFDMLLPVWESRSYQIANYLIVGLYPAPLADVALRDATRTWLVENREAPAALRRLVAENLAGVERALSVQEADA
- a CDS encoding DNA-formamidopyrimidine glycosylase family protein, which gives rise to MPEGHSVHRIARQFDRNVVGHRVQASSPQGRFAEGAALLDGREALSVRAVGKQMFLEFEGDLWLRVHLGMYGAWDFAGEILVDPTIASANGRMGQTNQRGADTERIDDSAGENSLSSIGAPRKARGHVRMSEQTSGLDDTDATWPPPVVGQVRLRLLTEATCADLRGPTACEVLAPDQVQAVIAKLGPDPLVDDAAEGEERFTRVVRRKPTPIGLLLMDQSVVSGIGNVYRAELLFRARLDPHTPGRDVPEEVVRGLWRDWVRLLRIGVETGQMMTMDDLTPDEWRRAMAHRDDRHWVYHRAGLPCRISGTSIVLEEMGARKLYWCPVCQK
- a CDS encoding ABC transporter ATP-binding protein produces the protein MIVAENLTKQFGDKHAVSDVSFTVQPGKVTGFLGPNGAGKSTTMRMIVGLDRPTHGTVTVDGEDYRKMRSPLTRVGVLLDAKAVHTGRSARNHLRALAATHGIPTTRVDEVIALTGLESVAKKRAGGFSLGMGQRLGIAAALLGDPQTLILDEPVNGLDPEGVRWVRQFVRHYASEGRTVLLSSHLMSEMAITADHIIVLGKGRVLADAPVSKLVSEWTSTRIRLRSPRLAELIPLISGAGIEITQTEPGTADVVGALPETVGDAAAAAGIPLHELSPQSGSLEDAYLALTGESVEYKSKDIA
- a CDS encoding ferrochelatase; its protein translation is MTSPEQTPLQTETPGTPVPFASAHAASGPPWVEQPTAYDAVLLAGFGGPEGQDDVIPFLRNVTRGRGIPDERLEEVAHHYRHFGGVSPINAQNRALKAALEAEIARRGLALPVYWGNRNWGPYLEEAVQEAADAGHTTLLAVATSAYSSFSSCRQYREDFARVLDATNLGGRVTIDKVRQFFDHPGFVSTFVEGVREAVSGFLAEGVPAEQIRVLFSTHSIPTADAQRSGPRDRDFGPGGAYEAQHLAVAEVVMAQSAPEIGWKLVYQSRSGPASQPWLEPDINDEITELAAAGVTAVAIVPLGFVSDHMEVLWDLDTEAMETAEEVGIRAVRTPTPGIDPAYVSGLVDLIQERLAGTPADQRPHRTSLGPWFDVCRPGCCENIRAGFKPAAAGIAP
- a CDS encoding ribose-5-phosphate isomerase, producing the protein MRIHIATDHAGLEFSTRLQHHLAEAGHDVVDHGPLEYDPVDDYPAFCIRAAQAVVRDQAAGIDTLGIVFGGSGNGEQIAANKVAGIRAALVWNIATAELAREHNDANVIAIGARQHTFEEATTFIDRFIATPFSNEERHVRRIAQIADFERDGSLLPDPRAGIARPDVLEDASSSFDPEAG
- a CDS encoding ABC transporter permease, yielding MSATTTPAPARRATATDGSYRLSFPRLVRSETLKLLTLRSPWWSIAIVAVLSIGFSLLMAWAITSFDGGPQDDGGSMATMVILAPTTFTMLLAVILGAIQVTGEYSTGMMRSTLTAAPGRLGSLLAKTVVVAGFVFVSSVIIFAIAAAATAPIMARKDLGLDFSNPEVSLLPLLAGALTMAVIAIIGVATGYILRNGPGAIALGVGLVFVLPIVPAFFAALPGWEWIQDAARFLPSNAGQALMGTGGSNQLEPWAAGLTLVAWVVVGLIGASAVLKSRDA